In Pollutimonas sp. M17, a single genomic region encodes these proteins:
- a CDS encoding ABC transporter substrate-binding protein has protein sequence MKHVFTGAAMATALALASGSALASVKVGFMLPYSGTYAALGQAIENGFKLYVKEQGGKLAGQELEYFQVDDESNPSKGPDNANRLIKRDQVDVLVGTVHSGVAMALAKAAKDSDTTLIIPNAGADAITGPLCSKNIFRTSFSNWQPSYAMGPVAAEKGYKTAVTITWNYAAGKEAIAGFKESFEKHGGKVVKELTLPFPNVEFQPLLTEVASIKPDAVFTFFAGGGAVKFVQDYAASGLGKTVPLLSSGFMTDGTLKAQGESAQGLFTTLHYADGLNTPRDNAFRENYSKNYPDMQPDVYAVQGYDAAQLLAAGLEAVKGDVSKKEAMRSAMSSATIDSPRGKFTLSKANNPIQDIYLRQVKGEQNLSQGVAIKALADPARGCRL, from the coding sequence ATGAAACATGTATTCACAGGCGCCGCCATGGCGACCGCGCTCGCCCTGGCCAGCGGCAGTGCCCTGGCCAGCGTCAAAGTGGGCTTCATGCTGCCCTACAGCGGCACCTACGCCGCCCTGGGCCAGGCCATTGAAAACGGCTTCAAGCTTTATGTGAAGGAGCAAGGCGGCAAGCTGGCCGGCCAGGAGCTGGAATACTTTCAGGTCGACGACGAATCCAATCCGTCCAAGGGGCCGGACAACGCCAACCGCCTGATCAAGCGCGACCAGGTCGACGTATTGGTCGGCACCGTGCACTCGGGCGTGGCCATGGCGCTGGCCAAGGCCGCCAAGGATTCCGACACCACGCTGATCATTCCCAATGCCGGCGCCGACGCCATCACCGGGCCGCTGTGCAGCAAGAACATTTTCCGCACCTCGTTCTCCAACTGGCAGCCCTCGTATGCCATGGGCCCCGTTGCCGCCGAGAAAGGCTACAAGACAGCCGTCACCATTACCTGGAACTACGCGGCAGGCAAGGAAGCCATCGCCGGCTTCAAGGAATCGTTTGAAAAGCACGGCGGCAAGGTCGTGAAGGAACTGACCCTGCCCTTCCCCAACGTCGAATTCCAGCCCCTGCTGACGGAAGTCGCCTCGATCAAGCCCGACGCGGTCTTCACCTTCTTCGCGGGCGGCGGCGCAGTGAAGTTCGTACAGGACTATGCGGCCTCGGGCCTGGGCAAGACCGTGCCGCTGCTGAGCAGCGGCTTCATGACGGACGGCACCCTGAAGGCGCAGGGCGAATCGGCCCAGGGCCTGTTCACCACGCTGCACTATGCCGATGGGCTGAACACGCCGCGCGACAATGCCTTCCGCGAAAACTACTCCAAGAACTACCCCGACATGCAGCCCGACGTCTATGCCGTGCAAGGCTATGACGCCGCCCAGCTGCTGGCCGCGGGCCTCGAGGCGGTCAAGGGCGATGTCTCCAAGAAGGAAGCGATGCGCAGCGCCATGAGCAGCGCCACCATCGACAGCCCGCGCGGCAAGTTCACCCTGTCCAAGGCCAACAACCCCATCCAGGACATCTACCTGCGCCAGGTCAAGGGCGAGCAGAACCTCAGCCAGGGCGTTGCCATCAAGGCGCTGGCCGATCCGGCCCGCGGCTGCCGCCTGTAA
- a CDS encoding branched-chain amino acid ABC transporter permease, whose translation MDPVIFLIQCLNAVQYGLLLFLVASGLTLIFGIMGIINLAHGSFYMIGAYMAFALQPVVAQYAGGGFLVTVLLCLLLAILLGYFLEWAFFSFLYRRDHLQQVLMTYGLILVFEELRSLAVGNDVHGVSPPAWLAGSIALGDVMTYPVYRLFISIVCLVVAGLLYWVLGRTRLGMMIRAGASNREMISSLGIDINRLYRIVFAIGVALAALAGAIAAPVSSVYPGMGNSVLIICFVVVVIGGIGSIKGAFLAAMLVGFVDTFGQVFFPSIAGVLVYVLMAGILLFRPEGLFKQG comes from the coding sequence GTGGACCCGGTCATATTCCTGATCCAATGCCTGAATGCGGTGCAGTACGGCCTGCTGCTGTTCCTGGTGGCAAGCGGACTGACGCTGATATTCGGCATCATGGGCATCATCAACCTTGCCCATGGCAGCTTCTATATGATCGGGGCCTACATGGCCTTCGCGCTGCAGCCCGTGGTCGCCCAGTATGCGGGCGGAGGCTTTCTGGTCACCGTCCTGCTCTGCCTGCTGCTGGCCATCCTTCTCGGCTATTTTCTTGAATGGGCCTTCTTCAGCTTTCTGTACCGCCGCGATCACCTGCAGCAAGTGCTCATGACCTACGGGCTGATCCTGGTGTTCGAGGAATTGCGCAGCCTGGCCGTTGGAAACGACGTGCACGGCGTCTCGCCGCCGGCCTGGCTGGCGGGCTCGATCGCGTTGGGCGACGTCATGACCTATCCGGTCTACCGGCTGTTCATCTCCATTGTCTGTCTGGTGGTCGCCGGCCTGCTGTACTGGGTGCTGGGCCGCACGCGGCTGGGCATGATGATACGCGCGGGCGCCAGCAACCGGGAGATGATCAGTTCCCTGGGCATAGACATCAACCGCCTGTACCGCATCGTGTTCGCCATCGGGGTCGCTCTGGCGGCACTGGCCGGCGCCATCGCCGCGCCGGTCTCGTCGGTCTACCCGGGCATGGGCAACAGCGTGCTCATCATCTGCTTCGTCGTAGTGGTCATCGGCGGCATCGGCTCCATCAAGGGCGCCTTCCTGGCCGCCATGCTGGTGGGCTTCGTCGATACCTTCGGGCAGGTCTTCTTCCCCAGCATCGCCGGCGTGCTGGTGTACGTTCTGATGGCGGGCATTCTTCTTTTCAGGCCCGAAGGGCTGTTCAAACAAGGCTGA
- a CDS encoding branched-chain amino acid ABC transporter permease: MQATLRSFCMAGLLCLFALFPLVANDYYISLAIKIMIYSIFALSLQLLVGGAGLVSLGHAAFFGIAAYATTLLSPESGPGNLLWLLPAAMICALAYALLTGALALRTRGVYFIMVTLAFSQMAYYVFHDTDVGGGSDGIYLYFRPELRLGDSVLLNVDSPYSFFLFTLACLVLVWAFLAMLMRSRFGAALTGIRVNEQRMRSAGYSTFNYKLVAYALAGALAGVSGLLYAAKDGFVNPELLAWEQSGLVLLMVILGGSGRLWGAILGAVGLTLLQEAFQSQALFGDWSAHWHLTFGLSIIALVALMPNGLIGMQAQWRGRPRRASAPSPRTKS, from the coding sequence ATGCAAGCTACCTTGCGCTCTTTTTGCATGGCCGGGCTGCTGTGCCTGTTCGCCCTGTTTCCGCTGGTCGCCAATGATTATTACATCAGCCTGGCGATCAAGATCATGATTTACTCCATCTTTGCGCTCAGCCTGCAATTGCTGGTGGGCGGCGCGGGCCTGGTCAGCCTGGGCCATGCCGCATTCTTCGGCATCGCGGCCTACGCCACCACGCTGCTTTCCCCCGAATCGGGGCCGGGCAACCTGCTGTGGCTGTTGCCGGCCGCCATGATCTGCGCGCTGGCGTATGCGCTGTTGACGGGCGCCCTGGCGCTTCGCACCCGCGGCGTCTACTTCATCATGGTGACGCTGGCCTTCTCGCAAATGGCCTATTACGTCTTCCACGATACCGACGTGGGCGGCGGCAGCGACGGGATCTACCTGTACTTCAGGCCCGAACTGCGGCTGGGCGATAGCGTGCTGCTGAATGTCGACAGCCCGTACAGCTTCTTCCTCTTCACCCTGGCCTGCCTGGTTCTGGTCTGGGCCTTCCTGGCCATGCTGATGCGCTCGCGCTTCGGCGCGGCGCTGACCGGCATCCGCGTGAATGAACAGCGCATGCGCAGCGCCGGATACTCCACCTTCAATTACAAGCTGGTGGCCTATGCCCTGGCCGGCGCGCTGGCCGGCGTCAGCGGCCTGCTGTACGCCGCCAAAGACGGCTTCGTCAACCCCGAACTGCTTGCCTGGGAACAATCGGGCCTGGTGCTGCTCATGGTGATCCTGGGCGGCAGCGGCCGCCTATGGGGCGCCATCCTGGGCGCGGTCGGCCTGACGCTGCTGCAAGAAGCCTTCCAATCCCAGGCCCTGTTCGGCGACTGGTCGGCCCACTGGCATCTGACCTTCGGCCTGTCCATCATCGCGCTGGTGGCCCTCATGCCCAACGGCCTGATCGGCATGCAGGCGCAATGGCGCGGCCGTCCGCGACGGGCCTCCGCCCCTTCTCCCAGGACGAAATCATGA
- a CDS encoding ABC transporter ATP-binding protein has product MTDVLLSARNISRRFRGLTALDQVSLSLARGTVHAVIGTNGAGKSTLVSVLAGELAPNEGSIFLHRQEVTSWPQPRRARAGLGRSYQRTTIFPSLTVHENCRLAAQARHQAFWNWASPASGCRLSNEAADQAISLAGLEHDARQVAGLLSHGRKRQLEIAMSLATAPSVLLLDEPLAGMGPEETERMLDLLASLKAGHAVLLVEHDMDAVFRVADEITVMVNGKVIAHGAPQAIRDNPDVQAAYLGDGE; this is encoded by the coding sequence ATGACAGACGTGCTCCTGTCGGCCAGAAACATAAGCCGCCGCTTTCGCGGACTGACCGCCCTCGACCAGGTCTCGCTGTCCCTGGCGCGCGGCACCGTGCATGCCGTCATCGGCACGAATGGCGCCGGAAAATCCACCCTGGTCAGCGTGCTGGCCGGCGAGCTGGCGCCCAACGAAGGCAGCATCTTCCTGCATCGCCAGGAAGTCACGTCCTGGCCGCAGCCGCGCCGCGCCCGCGCGGGCCTGGGACGCAGCTATCAGCGCACCACCATTTTCCCGTCGCTCACGGTGCATGAGAACTGCCGCCTTGCCGCGCAAGCCAGGCATCAGGCCTTCTGGAACTGGGCCTCCCCGGCCAGCGGCTGCCGGCTCAGCAATGAAGCGGCCGATCAGGCCATTTCGCTGGCGGGCCTGGAGCATGACGCGCGCCAGGTGGCCGGATTGCTGTCGCATGGCCGCAAGCGCCAGCTCGAGATCGCCATGAGCCTGGCCACCGCGCCCAGCGTGCTGCTGCTGGACGAGCCGCTGGCCGGCATGGGCCCGGAGGAAACCGAAAGAATGCTGGACCTGCTGGCATCGCTGAAAGCCGGGCATGCCGTCCTGCTGGTCGAGCACGACATGGATGCGGTCTTCAGGGTGGCCGACGAGATCACCGTCATGGTCAATGGAAAAGTCATCGCCCATGGGGCGCCGCAGGCCATACGCGACAATCCCGATGTGCAGGCGGCCTACCTGGGAGACGGCGAATGA
- a CDS encoding ABC transporter ATP-binding protein, with product MSPLIMADAVHAHYGESHVLQGVSLRIGAGESIGLLGRNGMGKSTLIRTIMGHVPATGGTITVRGRDCTRSAPHQVSRLGVAYVPEGRGIFPNLNVRENLQVAARRGYDGRNDWTYERVLDTFPRLSERLDHGGQQLSGGEQQMLAIGRALMTNPDVLILDEATEGLAPLIIAEIWRIIAAVRGTGMSTLIVDRNYRKVLAHTDRCVVLEKGCLVEAQDSAALAERPETLMRYLGV from the coding sequence ATGAGCCCCCTGATCATGGCCGATGCGGTGCATGCGCATTATGGCGAAAGCCATGTCCTGCAGGGCGTCAGCCTGCGTATCGGAGCCGGTGAATCGATCGGCCTGCTCGGGCGCAACGGCATGGGAAAAAGCACCCTGATACGGACCATCATGGGACACGTTCCGGCGACCGGCGGCACCATTACCGTACGCGGCAGGGACTGCACGCGTTCGGCGCCCCACCAGGTGTCGCGCCTGGGCGTGGCCTATGTGCCGGAAGGCCGGGGAATATTCCCCAACCTGAATGTGCGCGAGAACCTGCAGGTGGCCGCCCGCCGCGGTTACGACGGCCGGAACGACTGGACCTACGAACGGGTGCTGGATACCTTTCCCCGCCTGTCCGAGCGCCTGGATCATGGCGGGCAGCAGTTATCGGGGGGCGAGCAGCAGATGCTGGCCATCGGCCGCGCCCTCATGACCAATCCCGATGTGCTGATCCTGGACGAAGCCACCGAGGGGCTGGCGCCGCTGATCATTGCCGAGATCTGGCGCATCATCGCGGCCGTGCGCGGAACCGGCATGTCGACCCTGATCGTGGACCGGAACTACCGCAAGGTGCTGGCCCACACGGACCGCTGCGTGGTGCTGGAAAAAGGCTGCCTGGTCGAGGCGCAGGACAGCGCCGCCCTGGCCGAGCGTCCCGAAACACTTATGCGCTATCTGGGTGTTTAA
- a CDS encoding L-threonylcarbamoyladenylate synthase — protein MSTPAMPVPSDTTLLLAEAAQRLAAGGLVAFPTETVYGLGADAENPEAIARIYRAKGRPSNHPVIVHVAPEADIGYWAASIPAQGRALIQAFWPGPLTLILPRAAHIPAAVSGGQDSVGLRCPSHPVAQALLREFARLKANGQGGVAAPSANKFGQVSPTHAAHVHSEFPDLGPADLMVLEGGPAQVGIESTIVDVSRTGQGIGPVLLRPGHISAAQIAEVLGVEPARPDAAAPQVSGSLKAHYAPRTPLLLQALDRLLEAAAEPVSGRTAAVVFPGHAGPAMEQVDWLECPDDPAAYARELYSLLRRLDQQGYARILMERPPRGIAWQAVNDRIGRAAAAFEPS, from the coding sequence ATGAGCACGCCAGCCATGCCGGTGCCGTCCGATACGACCCTGCTCCTGGCCGAGGCCGCGCAGCGCCTCGCGGCCGGAGGTCTGGTGGCCTTTCCCACCGAGACTGTCTATGGCCTGGGCGCCGACGCCGAGAACCCCGAGGCCATCGCCCGCATCTATCGGGCCAAGGGCCGGCCTTCGAATCACCCGGTCATCGTCCACGTGGCGCCCGAAGCCGATATCGGCTACTGGGCGGCGTCGATACCCGCTCAGGGGCGCGCCCTGATCCAGGCATTCTGGCCCGGACCGCTGACGCTCATTCTTCCACGGGCCGCCCATATCCCCGCCGCCGTCAGCGGCGGGCAGGACAGCGTGGGGCTGCGCTGTCCGTCGCATCCGGTGGCGCAGGCGCTGCTAAGGGAATTCGCGCGTTTGAAGGCCAACGGACAAGGCGGCGTCGCGGCGCCGTCGGCCAACAAGTTCGGTCAGGTATCGCCCACCCATGCCGCCCATGTGCATTCGGAATTTCCCGATCTGGGGCCGGCCGATCTGATGGTGCTGGAAGGCGGGCCCGCGCAGGTGGGCATCGAATCCACCATCGTCGATGTGTCGCGCACCGGTCAGGGTATCGGTCCGGTGCTGCTGCGTCCCGGCCATATATCGGCCGCGCAGATCGCCGAGGTGCTGGGCGTGGAGCCGGCCCGGCCGGATGCGGCGGCGCCGCAGGTCTCGGGCTCGCTCAAGGCGCACTACGCGCCTCGCACGCCCTTGCTGCTGCAAGCGCTGGACCGCCTGCTGGAAGCCGCGGCCGAACCCGTCTCGGGACGCACGGCGGCCGTGGTGTTTCCGGGCCATGCGGGACCCGCTATGGAGCAGGTGGACTGGCTGGAGTGCCCGGACGATCCCGCTGCGTATGCCCGCGAACTCTATTCCCTGCTGCGCCGCCTGGACCAGCAGGGCTATGCCCGCATCCTGATGGAACGGCCGCCACGCGGCATTGCCTGGCAGGCGGTGAATGACCGCATAGGCCGCGCGGCCGCGGCCTTCGAGCCGTCGTAA
- a CDS encoding 5-(carboxyamino)imidazole ribonucleotide synthase produces MNDASDSFAAILPGDWLGMIGGGQLGRMFCHAAQSLGYKVAVLDPDEHSPAGAVAELHIRAGYEDSAGLEQLSARCKAVTTEFENVPAQSLRTLALRSAVRPSGDAVAVVQDRIREKAFIEGAGVPVAPYAPIHGAEDIAAAPDELFPGILKVARLGYDGKGQARVKSREEAQAAFAQFKQAECVLEAMLPLAGELSVVMARGADGRTVLYPSAQNEHREGILAISTVDASLLAPELAAMAAEAAQRIAQALDYVGVMCVEFFVLNDGSLVANEIAPRPHNSGHYTMNACVTSQFEQQVRAMAGLPLGDTRCLSPVVMLNILGDVWFDPTSGEKREPDWARVLAVPGAKLHLYGKAEARRGRKMGHVNVLGQTLEQAREAAAQVAHILGIEFQA; encoded by the coding sequence ATGAACGACGCTTCCGATTCCTTTGCCGCCATCCTGCCGGGAGACTGGCTGGGCATGATAGGAGGAGGGCAGCTGGGGCGCATGTTCTGCCATGCGGCGCAAAGCCTGGGCTACAAAGTGGCGGTGCTGGACCCGGACGAGCACAGCCCCGCCGGCGCGGTGGCCGAGCTGCACATCCGGGCCGGCTATGAAGACAGCGCGGGACTGGAGCAACTGTCCGCCCGCTGCAAGGCCGTCACCACCGAGTTCGAGAACGTGCCTGCACAAAGCCTGCGCACCCTCGCCCTGCGCTCGGCCGTACGCCCTTCGGGCGATGCGGTGGCCGTGGTCCAGGACCGCATACGGGAAAAGGCCTTCATCGAGGGCGCGGGCGTGCCCGTTGCTCCTTATGCGCCCATACACGGGGCGGAGGACATCGCCGCGGCGCCGGATGAGCTGTTCCCGGGCATACTCAAAGTCGCCCGCCTGGGTTACGACGGCAAGGGACAGGCGCGCGTCAAGAGCCGCGAGGAAGCACAGGCGGCATTCGCGCAGTTCAAGCAAGCCGAATGCGTGCTGGAAGCCATGCTGCCTTTGGCCGGCGAATTGTCGGTGGTCATGGCGCGCGGGGCCGACGGACGGACTGTGCTGTACCCCTCGGCGCAGAACGAGCACCGCGAGGGCATTCTGGCGATCTCGACGGTCGATGCCTCGCTGCTGGCTCCGGAACTTGCGGCCATGGCGGCCGAGGCGGCGCAGCGCATCGCCCAGGCGCTGGACTACGTGGGCGTCATGTGCGTGGAATTCTTCGTGCTGAACGACGGCAGCCTGGTGGCCAACGAAATCGCGCCGCGCCCCCACAACAGCGGGCACTACACCATGAACGCCTGCGTCACCAGTCAGTTCGAGCAGCAGGTCCGGGCCATGGCGGGCTTGCCTTTGGGCGATACCCGCTGCCTGTCCCCGGTCGTCATGCTGAACATCCTGGGCGATGTCTGGTTCGACCCGACCAGCGGCGAAAAGCGCGAACCGGATTGGGCCCGGGTGCTTGCGGTGCCCGGCGCCAAACTGCATCTGTACGGCAAGGCGGAAGCGCGGCGGGGGCGCAAGATGGGGCATGTGAATGTGCTGGGCCAGACGCTGGAGCAGGCCCGCGAGGCCGCGGCGCAGGTGGCGCACATACTGGGCATAGAATTCCAGGCATGA
- the purE gene encoding 5-(carboxyamino)imidazole ribonucleotide mutase, which yields MTDPKQGNDGAAPVVGIIMGSSSDWDVMKHAAAMLEEFGIAHEMRVVSAHRMPLDMVDYGAQAAGRGLRAIIAGAGGAAHLPGMMAALTPVPVFGVPVPSKYLRGEDSLLSIVQMPKGVPVATFAIGEAGAANAALHAVACLATTDPALQQRLMAFRARQTEAARAMVVPPHVTM from the coding sequence ATGACCGATCCGAAACAGGGCAACGACGGCGCGGCGCCGGTGGTGGGCATCATCATGGGCTCGTCCAGCGACTGGGACGTCATGAAGCATGCGGCCGCCATGCTGGAGGAATTCGGCATCGCCCACGAGATGCGCGTCGTATCGGCGCATCGCATGCCGCTCGACATGGTGGACTACGGCGCACAGGCGGCCGGCCGCGGCCTGCGCGCGATCATTGCGGGCGCCGGCGGCGCGGCGCACCTGCCGGGCATGATGGCGGCGCTGACTCCGGTGCCGGTGTTCGGCGTGCCGGTGCCGTCCAAATACCTGCGTGGCGAAGACTCCCTGCTGTCCATCGTGCAGATGCCCAAAGGGGTGCCGGTGGCCACCTTCGCCATCGGCGAAGCGGGCGCGGCCAATGCGGCCCTGCATGCCGTGGCCTGCCTGGCCACGACCGACCCGGCCCTGCAGCAGAGGTTGATGGCGTTTCGCGCGCGGCAGACCGAGGCGGCCAGGGCCATGGTCGTTCCTCCTCACGTAACCATGTAG